In Dehalococcoidales bacterium, the sequence GTGATATAGCTGATTTCCTGGACGCGGTTCTCTCCCCTGCCCTCTCCCTGCATCAGCTGGAGATAATCAACTATGACAAGGTCAATGCCACGCTCATAATAGAGACGCCGGGCCTTGCTGCGCATCTCCATTACCCGGAGCATCGGGGAATCGTCGATGTATATCGGTGCCTCGGAGAGAACGCCGATAGCGTTGAACAATTTTCTCTCGTCCGCCTCCAACTGGTGCTCAAAACGCAACTTCCTGAGATTGATGCCGGACTCGCTGGCCACCAGGCGCTGGGCCAGCGCCTCATTTGCCATTTCCAGGCTGAAGAGTGCCACGCAGGCGCCCTGTTCTACGGCGGCATTTCGGGCGACGTTCAACGCCAGGCTGGTCTTACCCATGCTGGGTCTGCCGGCGATTACGACAAGGTCGGAGCGCTGAAAGCCATCGAGGAACTCGTCCAGACCACGAAAGCTGGACATTATCTGAGCAAGTGGCTGCCGGACATCGTCGTCCGGTTGGGGTGGGGGTTCGAGGTACTTCTCCAGCACCTGTTTGATGTGGACGAAGTCGGTGGAGCCCCGGGCGCTGCGGAGCTTGTACAGGGCATCCTCGGCTCGGCTCAGGGCGGCATTGATATCCGGGTCTGCCTGGTAGCCGATATCCGAGATACTGTCTGCGGCGGTAATTAATTGCCGCATTATCGACAGCCGGTAGACAATCCGGGCGTAGTGCTCGATGTCCAGTGAAGTAGGGACGATAGATATCAGGTGGGAGAGATAGGCAACACCACCGATAGACTCCAGCTTCCCGAGCCGCTCCAACTCCTGGGCTACGGTTATCTGGTTAATGGCTTCGTTGCGTTCATAGAGCGAGATGCAGGCCTGGTAGACGAGCCGGTTCTGCTCGCTATAGAAGTCGCCAGGTCGCAGCAGGACGGCTGTCTCGTAGATAGCTTTTCCATCTATCAGCAGCGAGCCACCTACCGCCTCTTCAGCGCTAATATCATGTGGGGGCAGTCTGTCATTGTTCACCCCGCACTCTCCTTCCGCCGGAACGGTGGACGATGGTCGGATTTCCAGCAGGGTCCTTGTTCCGCATCTGCTGAAGACCGGTTCAGGACTCCTCGTCAACGACTGTCAGTATTATCGTGGGTACTATTTCCCTGGCCAGCCTTATGGGCACTTCATAGCTCCCCAGTTGGCGGATGGGGTTCTCCAGTTCGATTTTCCGCTTGTCGATAACACAGTTGGTGGCCTTTTCAATCTCGGTAGCGATATCAGCCGGCGTCACCGAACCATAAAGGCGGTCTTTCACCCCGGACCGGGCTTTGAGGGTAATCTCCTGGCCGTTTATCAGACCGGCCAGTTCGAGCATTTCCGATTCGGTCTGGGCGGTAATACGGGCACTTGCCTTTATCCGCGCCTCGATGACGTTCATCATCTTGGGGTCTGCCCGTGCCGCGAGCTGCTTTGGTATCAGGTAGTTTCTCGCGTAGCCATCAGCTACGTCTTTTATGTCACCGCCCCTGGCGACATTATGTACATCCTGCAGGAAAACAACTTTCATATCTACTCTCTTTCTCAGTGATGATGGTGCAATTATACTTCATCCCACGCAGAGGGGGTCAAGGCTTTTTTTACTGTTCCGTGAGATACTTTTCGGCGTAGATTGCGGCGGTAGCACCGTCCCCGGCAGCCGCTATCGCCTGTCGGGCGGAGTTGTGGCGAATGTCGCCGGCGGCCAGAATACCGGGTATGCCGGTCTCCATCTTTTCGTTGGTGATGATATGGCCGATATCATCCAGGGGCAGAATCCCCTTGAGGTAGTCCGTGTCCGGTTGGAAGCCGATGGATACAAAGACCCCGGTTACGCCCAGCATGGACTGTTCGCCGGTCTTTACATTACGCACAGCCGCTCCCTCGACGAAATCATTACCTTCAATCCGCTCGACAACGCTGTCCCACCTGAATTCAATCATGGGCTCCGCAAAGGCCCTCTCCTGGAGAATACGACTGGCACGCAACTGGTCACGGCGATGAATCACGGTTACGCCGGAGGCGAACTTGGCGAGGTGCAGGGCTTCAGTGATGGCGGCATCACCGCCACCGATTACAGCCACCGGCTGTTCCCGAAAGAAGGAGGCATCACAGGTGGCGCAGTAAGACACGCCTTTGCCGATGAATTCCTTTTCGCCGCTGACACCCAGTTCCTGTCTTCTTGAACCGCCGGCGATGATTAACGCCCGGGCAGTGAAGTCGCCCTCGGTGGTCCTGACCAGTTTCCGGTCTTCCTGTAGTTCGAGCCCGCAGACCTCGACGTAAAGCATTTCCAGTCCGAACCTGGCCGCCTGCCGGTTGAGCAACTCCCCGAGTTCGGAACCTGAGACACCGTCCGGGAATCCGGGGAAGTTCTCCACCTGCTCGGCATTGATAATCTGGCCGCCTACCAGTGCCTTTTCCATGAGCAGGCTGCGGAGCCTGGCACGCGAGGTGTAGAGTCCGGCGGTCAGGCCTGCAGGGCCACCACCGATAATGACAATCTCGTAGATGTTGTCTCCATCCGATGTCATGTCCCAATCTCCATTTCAGCTTCAACGGCGTCAATCATCCGGCGAATATCAAACTGCCCGGCAATCCTGAGACGACCGTTGATGAGTAGCAGAGGTACGGACAGGCTTCTCTCCCGGATTGCCCCCCGCCATTCGTTTACCTGCCGGTCATCAGTACCGCTCGCGAGGTCGAGGTACTCCAGACGGGCTTCGTTACCAAACCTGTCCTTAATCTGCCGTGCGGCCAGGGCGACGGCATCCGGTGAAGACCAGTCCGTTCCACAACCGGCGTCGCAGTCCCTGCGGCTGCTTTCATTTATGATGCTGATTGTGACAGTTGCTTCTGTCAATAACGGCACCCCTGTTCCCGCTGGCTACGTGTGGCGTCCGCTTGCTACTCCGATGCAGCAAGCTGGCTCTGTTGGTCCTTTATTATCTGGCATACGGCACTATCAACGCTTTGCTTGGCGAGACCGATGGCGTTCCTTATAGCCTTGGCATGGCTCCGTCCGTGAGCTATGATAACGTTACCATCCACCCCGAGGAGGCAGGCCCCCCCGGATTCCCGATAATCTATCCGCCTGACCAGGGAGCCGAGGCCGGTATCAAAGATTTGATGGCGCGACTGCATGTGACGGGCGTTGGCGAATACCTGGCCAACGTTGCGCAGCTGAAGGAAGGTATCACCCAGCCCTTCGAGAGCCTTGAGGACAATATTGCCGGTAAAGCCGTCGGTCACGATTACATCGGCCCCTCCTCGTACGAGCCCGTGCCCCTCGATATTACCCACGAAGTTGAGGTCTGTTTCCTTGAGGAGGGTATGGGTCTCCTGCATCAGGTGGTTTCCCTTGCCCTCTTCCTCCCCATTATTGAGCAGGCCGACGCGGGGAGAGGGGACACCGAGCACTTCCCTGGAATAGATGGAGCCCAGCCGGGCGAACTGGACAAGGTATTTCGGCCGGCAGTTGGCATTAGCGCCGGAGTCAATAAGCAGGACGGGGGCGGTGACGTTGATATTGATAATGCTGGCAATAGCGGGACGTTCGATGCCTTTAATCCTGCCAAGGACGAGAAGCGCCGAGTAGAGCACTGCACCGGTGTTACCGGCGGACACAAACGCCGCTGCCTTTCCCGTCTTTACCAGATTGATGCCCATCATGATTGAGGAGTCCGGCTTGTTGTTAACCGCCTCTATCGGCGACTCGTTGTCATCAATGGTCTGAGTGGCATCAACGATGGTCATGTCCAGCTTCTTGAGGTAGCGGCCGGTCTGTACGTGAAGCAGGTCTTTTCTGCCCACGAGGGCAATCCCTATGTCATAGTCCTGGGCAGCTTTGACAGCTCCCTTTACTACCTCGTGGGGGGCATATTCTCCGCCGGCGGCGTCAACAGCTATAATCATTTGTTACCTCAAGCGGCTATTCCGTAGCCGCCACTCTATGCGGCTATTCTGTAGCCGCCACTCGCTCCCACATATCGCAACGCCCGCCCCAATGGGCGAGAGCCTTGCCATTAAGGGAAAGCCGGGCAATCTCACAGTTATTCGGACAGGCTTTGCATTCGAATGTGGAGGTGCTGTACTTCACCTCACTCTGGTCAAATCCCTTGAAATGGCTGCTGCTATCCCCGGTGGCCATCTCCTCGTGTACCAGCAAGGCAGCGCCAATAGCTCCCATAATCTCATGGTGGGGTGGGACAATAATTTCCATACCGAGTTCTTCCCGGAGAGCCCTGATTATCGACTGGTTGAAGGCGACCCCGCCCTGGAACATGATTGGCGTTTGGATGTCTTTGCCCAGCCCCACATTGCTGAGGTAGTTGCGCACCAGAGCCTGGCAGAGACCGTAGAGGATATCTTCAACCCGGTGCCCCATCTGCTGCTTGTGCACCATGTCCGATTCCGCAAAGACGGTGCAGCGTCCGGCGATGCGCACCGGGGCACTGCTCGCCAGCGCTCGCTGGCTGAGTTCTTCGATGCTCATATCGAGGCGCAGCGCCTGGTGGTCAAGGAAGCTGCCGGTGCCGGCGGCGCAGACGGTATTCATGGCAAAGTCAGTGACTATACCGTCGCGGACGATGGTTATCTTACTATCCTGCCCCCCGATTTCCATGATGGTCCGGACGTCGGGGAAGTAATGCAGGGCGGCCACTGCGTGGGCCGTAATCTCGTTCTTGACCAGGTCCGCACCAACGATTACGCCGGCGAGGTAGCGGGCACTCCCGGTTGTGGCCACACCGCAGATGTCGCAGTCTGCGGGAAGCTGTTTCCTGATTTCCCGCAGTCCTTCCTGTATCATATCAATCGGCCTGCCCTGGGTCAGGAGATAGACGTGGTTAACCAGCTCGTCGTGCCCATCGAGGACGGCAAGTTTGGTGGTTACCGAACCAACATCAATCCCGAGGTAGGTTTGCATCACCACTCCCTTTAGCGCCCGCTCTCTTGAGCGGCCACTCCCTGGGGTCTGCCACTGTGTGCGCGGCGCTTCCTTATCAGCAGGTCAACGAAGGCTTCCAGCCTGGTCAGTACTCCTGCCTTGGCTATCTGCTCATCGCAGAGTATCGTCAGCACCGGGATCTTCTCCCTGGTTGAAGGCATGATATTCTGGGCTATGATTTCGGGCATACAGGTGAAGGGCGCCAGGTGCACTATGCCATCGTATTCTTTAGCATGAAGCACCTTTTCACCGACTGATTCCCAGCCATCGCCACCGATATCTCGCTTCAGATAGGGGCGGGCTGCTTTGTGAATCCGGTTCTTTTCGTTGATGCCGAATGGGTTGAGGAAGAAGCTGAACTTGGTCCATTCGGAAACGAAGGTTGACCGTCTTACCTCCACACCCAGTCGGCCCAGCTCTTGCTCGATGTCAAAGCTGGAGAACGGCTCCAGCAGTACATAGAACTCGCCGGTAATGCCTACTATCAGCGGCTGTGCCTGCTCGTCCCTGGGTACCCGCTCCAGCCGGTTAATATAGTCCACCTCTACCCTCTTCAGGGTATCATAATCATCGGCCTTGTCAATAGCGCTGATTGCATGGGAGTACAATTGATTGGCGGTACCCTTGACCAGTTCCACAGGCCGTACCTTCTGCACCACGCGTTCTACGCGGTCCACGCTGGCAAGTTTGGACAAACCGAAGCGGATGGCGGATATAATCCGGTGCCACGGAGCATCACCGGAGACTTTTCGGATGATACTCATCAAACCGAGGAACTTCTGCTCCGATACACCTATCTGGATGACTTCGGTATCATATCCCAGATTGTGGAGCACCTGCTCCTGGACTTTGCCGTAGTATCCGAGGCGACAGATGCCATCGCCACCAGGTATCAGCAGGGTATCAGCCCCCTTGTCGGCGGCTTCAATCAGGTTGCCCAGGGTCATTTTGAAGGGAATGCAGAGGCCCTCCGGGGAGTATCTGGCACCTAGCGACAGAGTGCGCTGTGTATTGGTAGGCGGCATAATAAATTCGACACCCAGCTTCTTGAAGATAGCCTTGAAGGGAATGAATATATTGCCCATGTGGGGCGTACTTACACGCATAGGGCCACCCGTCTCCTCTTCCTGCGGTGAATCATATCAAGAAACGCTTCCAGTCGCGTAATCACACCGGTCTCGGAAGTATGCTCTTCAAGGGTGATGCACATGAAGGCAGTGGTCTGCTGATTTCCCGCCTCACGGCGCAGTATCTCCATCATCAGCGAATCGGGCCCGCAGCCAAATGCCATGATACCGATAACGCCATCAACCTCATTCCGAAGATAGTGTCCCCCGGCACCGACGACGTCTTCTTCGTACGTCCAGTATGCCCTGCCCACCAGTCTGGCTACGGCCGCTTCGCGTTCGTGTTCGGTAAGCATCTCCGGGGTGAGTACCCTGGCACCATACTGTTCCAGCCGTTGGATAAGCTCGTAGTTGACATGCTCATCATAGAGGAGGTAGGCGTGTCCGATGACGGCGATGGTCGCTGACGGTGTGGCCGGGGCGATTGATGGCTCGTCCGGCTTTCTCCGGGGAATACCCGTGATGTCATCAATTGTCTGGAGCGGTGTCAGTCTGCTTTCGGACATCAGTCCCCGGTAGCTGATAAGGGTCTCCATGGCAGCCATGGCCGCTTCCCTGACCCTGAGCGGATTCCAGCTAAAGTGCCGGCCCAGCCCGTAGACAGACTGGTAGAGATAGCGCTTCCCCCGGTTAACGTCAATCTCTATCTCCAGTATTGGCGGAGACTCGGGGACAACCGCCCTGGTCATATCAGGCAGTCCCAGGAACTTGGCGCAGTTGTATGTCCTGCTTTTAAGGCTGCGAATCGCCGGGATGAAGATGTAATCGCACTTATCTACCAGAGACAGGACATGGCCGACGAAGACCTTGACCGGCAGGCAGGTATCGGCAACGACTCGTGCAGTACCTTTGGCCAGCGTGGTACGGCTGGTTGGCCCGGAAGTGACTACTTCCGCCCCCAGGTGCTCGAAGAAGGTCTTCCACATGGGGTAGTACTGGTAGTAGAGAAGTGCCCGGGGAATGCCGATGGTAGTCATTTCGCTCTCTCGAACTCCTCTTTCAGGGCGGCCAGTTTTTCCGGACGGGTGAGGAGGTCGATTACTGTCATTGCCATCGTCTTGGCGGCATCACACAGTCCATCGATAGCTTCTTCAGTGGCAGCGGCCGCAGCAAACTCAGGGGAGTGCAGCAGTACCTTTCGGGGTGCAATGGCGATTGTGGCGTGGATTGACGGTGCGACCTGGCTGACATTACCCATATCGGTACTGCCGAAGGCACCGCTGCGGTCGACCAGTTGCACCTGCCGCCCGAGGCGCTCCATGTTGCCGGCAAATAGTCCGGCGAGAATCATATTATTGCGCATCGGGGCGTAGCGCACGTCATCCCATGTGTATTCCAGCCGGGCACCGGTGGTGGCGGCAGCCCCCTGAAAGCAGCTAAGTACCTTCTCCTGTAATTCATTGAGGTAGCTGTCTTGCTCAGCGCGGACCATGAACTTGCCGGCGCTGTAATCAGGGACAATATTGGGGGCCTTTCCTCCATCGGTGATGATTCCGTGGATGCGTGCCGTGCTCTTGATGTGCTGGCGTAGTGAGTTTATCCCGGCAAAGGACAGGAGCATCGCTTCAAGGGCGTTAATGCCCCTTTCAGGATAGGCGGCAGCGTGGGCCGCCTTTCCGAAGAACTCGATGTCCAGGTTCTGGCAGGCAAGGGCGTAGGTTGTGGCGTTATTGACCACGCTCGGGTGCACCATCATGGCTGCGTCCAGGTCGGCAAAAGCCCCTCTTCCGGTCATGATTACCTTGCCGCCGAAAAGTTCCTCGGCAGGGGTGCCAATCACGACAATACGACCGGTCAACTCGTGGGCGACGGACCGGATGGCTACTGCCGCACCGACTGCGCTGGTGCAGATAATGTTGTGACCGCAGGCGTGTCCCACTCCGGGCAGGGCGTCATATTCAGCGAGCAGGGCAATAACCGGCTTCCCTTCGCCGTAGCTGGCACGGAAAGCGGTCGGTAGCTCACAGATACCCCTTTCGATGGAGAAGCCGTTCTGCTCCAGGTATTCGGTCAGCCAGGCGGCTGCCAGAGTCTCACCGAAGCCAAGCTCGGGATTGTCATGGATTCTCAGAGCAAGCTCTCTGAGTGGGGTGCGGCGAGTGTCTATCTCGTCGATGACGGCGCTCTTCAATCGCTCTATGTCCAAACTACGCCTCGTCTTCGGAGTGGTGATTGCGCTTCATGGAAGCTGGAGTAAACGCACTGGATAGGAGTCATTGGGGCAGGAATTACTGTCCTTATTATATCTCAGGGTAGCGGGGATTACTAGGTACTGTACTCGCCCGTTACATTGGTGGCACTCCAGTACAGCCGATGCCGGTTGCCACCGGAGAGAACCTGTGCGGTCAGTCATGGTACCGGCTGCCTGCACAAGAAGATAGCTTTTCCTCCCTGCAGGGGTGCCCCGTCCGGGAGCAGTTTGGCGTTATGCCAGTCTCTGTTGCACCGTCTGAGTGGTATTCAGAGCGGGTGGTTTTGTATGGTTTCTCTTGCATCTTTAGCGGGGTTATGGTATACTCTGGTCACTACTTAAGTGGGCCTGAGTCCCACTTTTTTTCTTGAATGAGAAGTTGAAAAATGGAGGCCTGACCTGAAATGAAGAGCGAGTTTCTGCTCGCTATCACGCAGCTCTCTGCAGAGAAAAACCTGAGCAAGGAAGTGGTCATCTCTGCGGTGGAGTCAGCGCTGGAGTCGGCATACCGGAAGGACCACTTTGCTGCTAACCAGAATATAGAAGTGAAGATTAACCCGGACACGGGCAAGGTTGAGGTATGGGCTGAAAAGGTGGTTGTAGAGCAACCTGATGATGAACGGAAGGAAATATCCCTGAATAAAGCCCGCCTGATTAATCCTGACGTGCAACTGGAAGAGACGGTAATGGTGGAGGCTACCCCACACAATGCCGGGCGCATCGCTGCCCAGACGGCCAAGCAGGTTATACTCCAGCGACTTCACGAAGCCGAGCATAGTGCCATCTTCGAGGAATACGCGGACAAAGAAGGGGACATTATCAGCGGTGTGGTGCAGCGTATCGAGCCCAGACAGGTCCTGATAGAGCTTGGTCGGACCGAGGCGGTGCTCCCTCCGGCGGAACAGATGCCCAGCGAGCGGTATCGGGTAGGCCAGAGGCTGAGGGTGCTTCTTCTTGAGGTAGTGCAAACCAATAAGGGGCCCCGGGTAATAGTATCACGTTCCCATCCTGACCTCGTGAAGCGCCTCTTCGAAATGGAAGTGCCCGAGGTTTTCAGCGGAGCGGTGGAGATTAAGTCGATAGCCCGGGAGGCATCACACCGGACGAAGGTAGCTGTGGCCGCCCGACAGGAGGGTATCGACCCGGTAGGATGCTGTGTTGGATTGCGTGGCATCAGGATACAGAATATCGTCAATGAACTGAGCGGTGAGAAGATAGACGTTGTGCTGTGGAATTCGGATACTGCCGCCTTCATCGCCAGCGCACTGAGTCCTGCTCAGATAGTCAACGTGGAGCTGAACAAGGCAGAGGGTGTGGCTACGGTGATTGTCCCTGACAGGCAGCTTTCGCTGGCCATCGGGAGAGAAGGGCAGAACGCCAGGTTAACAGCGAAGTTATCCGGCTGGCGAGTTGATATCAAGCCTGTTTCCGTATATGAGGAAGAGAAAGCAGAGGCAGAGCGAGCGAGGGCCGAACTCCAAGCGGTTGCGGAGGAGACAGGTGAAGTCGAAGCTGAACCTGTAGAGGAACCGGCAGCCGAGTTGCTTGTTAAGGCTGAAGAAGAGGTCACCGTCGAGGCGGCAGTGCCGGTGGCGGAAGTGCCGGTGGCGGAGGTGCCGGTTGAGCTTGAGACTCTGGAACCAGAGATAGCGGAGGAAGAAGAGCCGGAACCGGAGCCGGTGAAGGTTGAAGAGGTTGAGGTGGTCGTGCCCTTTGTAGTGCCGGTAACCGCAGGGACGTCCGAGATACGGTTTGCCGAGGATATTATGCCGGACCGTGGTTTCAGGAGGAAAAAGGAGAAAAAGAAAAAGACGGCCCGGACCAAAGTCCAGGAGAGTGAAGAGCAGAGGATGAAAGGGGTACGCCGGCTGGCAGTTACCGAAGTCCCTGTGGATGATGAGGAAGAGGCCTGAACACAGCCAGAAGGTCACCAAGCATGTGCCGCAGCGGACGTGTGTGGCCTGCCGTCAGGTAAGAACCAAGCGGGAACTGATTCGGCTGGTGCGGGTCGATGACGGTAGAGTGGAGGTAGATACCAGCGGCAGGAAAGCGGGGCGCGGGGCCTACCTGTGCAACACACCGGAGTGCTGGGAGGTTGGATTGAAGCGCGGCCGACTGGAGCATGTATTACGGATTGCTCTTTCCCGGGACAACCGGGAGGAGCTAGCGGAGCAAGGGAAAGCTATCATGCGGGGAGATAAATAGTGGTAGGTTCGAGTAAACAGAACGATGCCCCGAGGCCAGTGGCGGAGAGAGACAACACTGCTGCTACGCCGGTAAAGGCTCAACAGATTAAGATTCCATCTGCAATAACTGTTAAGCAGCTAGCGGAGCTCTTACAGGTCAGCCCCGTGGACACGATAAAGCGGTTGATGAGGCGCGGTGTCATGGCCAATGTCAACCAGGTATTGGAATTCAGCGTGGCTGCTACCGTGGCGACGGACTACGGCTACGAGGTGCGGAAGGAACCCCTGGCAACTCGGAAGGCGGGTCGTGTTACCGAAGTCCGGCGAAGGCGACAGCTTCAGACCACCGAGGAAGCAGGTGGACTGAAGCCACGTGCGCCGGTGGTAACGATAATGGGGCACGTCAACCACGGCAAGACCAGGCTCCTTGACACCATCCGGCAGACAAATGTCATGGACCATGAAGCCGGTGGAATCACCCAGCATATCGGTGCCTACCAGGTAGAGGTCAACGGGCAGAGGATTACATTCCTGGATACTCCGGGCCATGAGGCATTCACTGCGATGCGGGCCCGTGGAGCCCAGGTGACCGACATTACGATACTGGTGGTTGCTGCAGATGATGGTGTAATGCCGCAGACGCTGGAGGCGATAGACCACGCTCGTGCTGCCGGTGTACCGATTGTGGTTGCCATCAACAAGATTGATAGACCGGAGGCAAATCCGGACCTGGTGAAGCAGCAACTCGCGGATGCCGGCCTGCTTATCGAGGAGTGGGGTGGCGATACTGTTTGCGTACAGATTTCAGCCAGGGAGAAGCTCGGTATCGATGAGCTACTGTCGAACCTGATGGTTGTTGCCGAGATGGAAGAGCTCAAGGCAGACCCTTCCCGTTCTGCAGAGGGCGTGGTTATTGAGGCGGAGATGGACAAGTTCCGAGGACCTATGGGTACGGTGCTGGTCCATTCCGGCACTTTGAGGCTGGGTGACACGGTCGTGGTTGGTGATGCGTGGGGCAGAGTGAAGGCGATGTTCAATGACGCCGGTAAGCGGGTTAAGAGAGCCGGTCCCTCCACTCCGGTAGAGGTGCTCGGTCTGAATGGTGTCCCGCAGGTCGGTGATGTATTGACAGTCACTGCTGATGAGCGTCAGGCACAATCTTTAATAGAGAAGAACAAGGCGGAAAGGGAACGAGAGGGGGCTGCACCGAGGGCGGTGAATCTGAGCAATGTCTACGAGCAGTTGAGTACCGGCCGGGTAAAGGAACTCAATATCGTAATGAAGGCCGATGTCCAGGGTAGCATCGAGCCGATAAGGACCTCTCTGGAGCAGATTGCCGAAGAAGAAGTCAAGGTCAGGGTCATTCACAGCGGTCCCGGTAATGTTACCGAGAGTGATGTGATGCTTGCCATCGCATCCAAGGCGGTGATTATAGGTTTCAACACCGGGTCGGAGATTGGTGCGCGGCGGCTGGCCGAGCTGGAAGGCGTGAGTATCCGCTATTATGATGTTATTTATAACCTCGTGGACGATATCGCTAAAGCTCTCAAGGGGATGCTGGAGCCTACGTACGTTGAAGTGATTGAGGGCCATGCCGAGGTGCGAGCTATCTTCTCGCTTAGCCGGCGCGAAAAGGTGGCTGGTGTCTACGTAACCGAAGGCAGGATGGTCCGTGGAGCTTCGATCAGGGTGCTTCGCAATGGACAGGTGGTGCATGAGTCTGTCGTCAGCAGCCTGCGACGCTTCAAGGAGGATGCGCGAGAGGTGGCCAGCGGCTATGAGTGCGGAGTGGGCGCCAGAGGTTTTACTGACTTTGAGGTGGGCGACATCCTGGAGGTATTCAGGACAGAGGAGGCTGGCTGAGGAGGAGATCGTGGGATATCATATCGAGCGGGTAAACAGTCTTATCCGCCAGGAAATGAGTGAGATGCTTCAACGCCAAGTCAAAGACCCACGACTTGGCAATTTCATTTCGATTACGGCAGTCAGCACTTCTTCGGATATGAAGCACGCCAAGGTATACGTCAGTTGTGTACAGGGTGAAGAAGACAGGCAGGAAATACTTGGCGTGCTGGCTTCCGCAGCAGGATTCTTTCGCCGGGAAATGGCGGTAAATCTGAGGTTGAGGCGGGTCCCGGAGCTTACTTTCCAGTGGGATGATTCCATTGAACGTGGGGACCAGGTGCTTCGGCTTATTGACCAGGTGACTCCGGGAGAAGACCGCACAGGTACCGAGTCTCCCCTTCAGGACTAAGGCCGCTATCATGACCGTGTAGAGAAGGGAGCCACGTTCCCAGGTGGCTGCGCGCGATGGTTTATGGACGGCATACTGAATGTCAACAAGCCCCGGGGCAAGACCTCTTTCGGGGTTGTGGCGCTGATAAGGCGTCTTAGCGGTGAGCGGCGTGTCGGACACGCCGGTACGCTTGACCCGGAGGCCACCGGTGTCCTTCCCATCTGCCTCGGCCAGGCAACGCGGGTTGTCGAGTTCCTGGTAGACGCCACCAAGACCTACCGCGCGGAAATCGAGCTGGGTATCGCCACCGATACCTACGATTCCACCGGCACGATTGTCCAGAGGGGGGATATCTCGGGGATTGGGCGGGAGCAGGTGGAGGCGGTGCTTGATTCCTTCCGCGGGCAGATTCTGCAGACCCCTCCGATGTACAGCGCAGTGAAGCATCAGGGCAGACCGCTTTACCAGCTGGCGCGGGCCGGTATCACCATCGAGCGGCAGCAGCGCCAGGTAGAGGTTTATCGCCTTGAAGTAACGGCGTGGCAGCCACCGGTGGTTACAGTGGAGGTAGTCTGCTCCAAAGGTACTTACATTCGCTCTATGGCCCACGATATCGGGCAGGTCCTGGGTTGCGGTGCTAACGTGAGGAATCTCATTCGTCTGAGGTGCGGCATCTTCGGGATAGAGGAAGCCGTCTCTGTGCCGGAGCTTGAGGATGCCTTCCGTGACGGATACTGGCAGCAGTTTGTACGTCCCATGGATTCTGTGCTCACGGACTGGCGGGCGGAGACTGTCAGTGAAGAAACGGCACAGGTCATCAGGAACGGACGCCCTGTGGAACTGGAGAGTAATCCGGGCGGTGACCCGGAGGTCCCAACCGATTCGGTATCGGATACTCGCTGCCGAGTGTACACTCCGGATGGCCGCCTCCTCAGCCTGATGAGGTTCGATACAGCTACCCGGCAGTGGCTGCCTGTGAAGGTATTCCAGTAGTGAGAGTCCGGTTTTTCGCTCTGGAATGGTGCCTGCCGACAGCGTGGTGTGGCTGTTCTCGTTCAGGTAGAAGGGTGAAATAATCATTCCATTGTCTTCATCAATTCGACCTGCGGCCACTGAGAATATCGAATTAGCCTGTGCTACGAGGCCGGGACAGAACAAGGATTGCGGATCTGAGAGGCGGGCGACGCGTGAAGCAAGCGAACGCTCCGAACACAGACTACAAGGCCCTCGTCCGACAAG encodes:
- a CDS encoding acyl-CoA dehydratase activase-related protein; translated protein: MTTIGIPRALLYYQYYPMWKTFFEHLGAEVVTSGPTSRTTLAKGTARVVADTCLPVKVFVGHVLSLVDKCDYIFIPAIRSLKSRTYNCAKFLGLPDMTRAVVPESPPILEIEIDVNRGKRYLYQSVYGLGRHFSWNPLRVREAAMAAMETLISYRGLMSESRLTPLQTIDDITGIPRRKPDEPSIAPATPSATIAVIGHAYLLYDEHVNYELIQRLEQYGARVLTPEMLTEHEREAAVARLVGRAYWTYEEDVVGAGGHYLRNEVDGVIGIMAFGCGPDSLMMEILRREAGNQQTTAFMCITLEEHTSETGVITRLEAFLDMIHRRKRRRVALCV
- a CDS encoding M20 family metallopeptidase translates to MDIERLKSAVIDEIDTRRTPLRELALRIHDNPELGFGETLAAAWLTEYLEQNGFSIERGICELPTAFRASYGEGKPVIALLAEYDALPGVGHACGHNIICTSAVGAAVAIRSVAHELTGRIVVIGTPAEELFGGKVIMTGRGAFADLDAAMMVHPSVVNNATTYALACQNLDIEFFGKAAHAAAYPERGINALEAMLLSFAGINSLRQHIKSTARIHGIITDGGKAPNIVPDYSAGKFMVRAEQDSYLNELQEKVLSCFQGAAATTGARLEYTWDDVRYAPMRNNMILAGLFAGNMERLGRQVQLVDRSGAFGSTDMGNVSQVAPSIHATIAIAPRKVLLHSPEFAAAAATEEAIDGLCDAAKTMAMTVIDLLTRPEKLAALKEEFERAK
- the nusA gene encoding transcription termination factor NusA — encoded protein: MKSEFLLAITQLSAEKNLSKEVVISAVESALESAYRKDHFAANQNIEVKINPDTGKVEVWAEKVVVEQPDDERKEISLNKARLINPDVQLEETVMVEATPHNAGRIAAQTAKQVILQRLHEAEHSAIFEEYADKEGDIISGVVQRIEPRQVLIELGRTEAVLPPAEQMPSERYRVGQRLRVLLLEVVQTNKGPRVIVSRSHPDLVKRLFEMEVPEVFSGAVEIKSIAREASHRTKVAVAARQEGIDPVGCCVGLRGIRIQNIVNELSGEKIDVVLWNSDTAAFIASALSPAQIVNVELNKAEGVATVIVPDRQLSLAIGREGQNARLTAKLSGWRVDIKPVSVYEEEKAEAERARAELQAVAEETGEVEAEPVEEPAAELLVKAEEEVTVEAAVPVAEVPVAEVPVELETLEPEIAEEEEPEPEPVKVEEVEVVVPFVVPVTAGTSEIRFAEDIMPDRGFRRKKEKKKKTARTKVQESEEQRMKGVRRLAVTEVPVDDEEEA
- a CDS encoding YlxR family protein: MMRKRPEHSQKVTKHVPQRTCVACRQVRTKRELIRLVRVDDGRVEVDTSGRKAGRGAYLCNTPECWEVGLKRGRLEHVLRIALSRDNREELAEQGKAIMRGDK
- the infB gene encoding translation initiation factor IF-2, whose amino-acid sequence is MVGSSKQNDAPRPVAERDNTAATPVKAQQIKIPSAITVKQLAELLQVSPVDTIKRLMRRGVMANVNQVLEFSVAATVATDYGYEVRKEPLATRKAGRVTEVRRRRQLQTTEEAGGLKPRAPVVTIMGHVNHGKTRLLDTIRQTNVMDHEAGGITQHIGAYQVEVNGQRITFLDTPGHEAFTAMRARGAQVTDITILVVAADDGVMPQTLEAIDHARAAGVPIVVAINKIDRPEANPDLVKQQLADAGLLIEEWGGDTVCVQISAREKLGIDELLSNLMVVAEMEELKADPSRSAEGVVIEAEMDKFRGPMGTVLVHSGTLRLGDTVVVGDAWGRVKAMFNDAGKRVKRAGPSTPVEVLGLNGVPQVGDVLTVTADERQAQSLIEKNKAEREREGAAPRAVNLSNVYEQLSTGRVKELNIVMKADVQGSIEPIRTSLEQIAEEEVKVRVIHSGPGNVTESDVMLAIASKAVIIGFNTGSEIGARRLAELEGVSIRYYDVIYNLVDDIAKALKGMLEPTYVEVIEGHAEVRAIFSLSRREKVAGVYVTEGRMVRGASIRVLRNGQVVHESVVSSLRRFKEDAREVASGYECGVGARGFTDFEVGDILEVFRTEEAG